The proteins below come from a single Eucalyptus grandis isolate ANBG69807.140 chromosome 3, ASM1654582v1, whole genome shotgun sequence genomic window:
- the LOC104435122 gene encoding toll/interleukin-1 receptor-like protein gives MDKGQSQTKRKTAQKESTEEASSSSFISPKLTGQGDDAYDVFLSFRGSDTRKEFTDHLYNRLVNTGIFVFKDDKSIPIGEDFSSQILGAISRSKISIPIISKNYATSKWCLRELIHMMDCKNSGSHIVLPIFYKVKPSDVRHLKGNFGDAFHSSQKDFDEKDVQEGRRALTKVSGLQGWVSEKINNGNEGELVEEVVKKVMSILQQDFQLDVTKHLVGIGDHVSKIRNWVDTPANTARMIGIYGMGGIGKTTLAKSIYNQLLDEFVDHSFLANIRETAQCNGIPYLQNQLIEETSNRMSNSEC, from the exons ATGGACAAAGGGCAAAGTCAGACAAAGAGAAAGACAGCACAGAAAGAGAGCACCGAGGAAGCATCCAGTTCTTCGTTCATCTCTCCAAAACTCACAGGACAAGGTGACGATGCATACGACgtattcttgagctttagaggctCAGATACTCGTAAGGAATTCACCGACCACCTCTACAATAGACTGGTCAATACTGGGATTTTTGTGTTCAAGGACGATAAGAGCATCCCAATTGGTGAGGATTTTAGTTCACAAATTCTTGGTGCCATCTCACGATCTAAGATTTCGATCCCCAtcatctccaaaaattatgctactagcaaatggtgccttcgtGAGCTCATCCATATGATGGACTGCAAGAATAGTGGGTCACACATAGTGTTGCCAATTTTTTACAAAGTTAAACCATCAGATGTGCGGCATCTAAAAGGAAATTTTGGGGATGCCTTCCATTCGAGTCAGAAGGATTTTGATGAGAAGGATGTCCAGGAAGGGCGGCGAGCACTTACAAAAGTGAGTGGCTTACAAGGGTGGGTGTCCGAGAAAATTAATAACGG GAATGAAGGAGAATTAGTGGAAGAAGTGGTCAAAAAGGTTATGAGCATATTGCAACAAGACTTTCAGCTTGATGTTACTAAGCACTTAGTTGGAATTGGGGATCATGTGAGCAAAATCAGGAATTGGGTAGACACTCCTGCCAATACTGCTCGAATGATTGGAATCTACGGCATGGGTGGGATTGGAAAAACAACTCTGGCCAAATCAATCTACAACCAATTGTTGGATGAATTTGTAGATCATAGCTTCCTTGCTAATATTCGAGAAACGGCTCAATGCAACGGTATTCCTTATCTGCAAAATCAACTAATTGAGGAAACTTCAAATCGAATGTCAAATTCGGAATGTTGA